A section of the Pseudomonas sp. FP453 genome encodes:
- a CDS encoding site-specific integrase, with amino-acid sequence MKHVYLIQMDTPRLFETATGRPIDAFNRYAGYKTKEVGHAFGESVPYQYCSSVAHFFDYCYETGVMGGTPMPPEVAQKTINLYWEFLTKGINSTDFIVRRAAKALGKTPVKSGSAQTYLAGVNDFLRTSQMKLNDLASPMRILTKSDAFSNVMSLPQTQDRRRTKAEMDNIHNNTLTFGNTPKDAHAYAPGGIPGGKVKGSQVSRSFPTEHVLTLLNDIEDPESRCAAVMIAGGGLRHSEVWGIRRSDVDIDARTIKIEDPNYHRNPAAEKAARKLPFKGRTLASIVMFEPFKNMFFEALADYLNIRPTTDSDYLFVSNEKHTYGEPLLFLRNMNSLNRSLNRALRKAQVDLGTMSPATGAPYTSHSLRHFYGVWARNFVYIPGRNQMGLTLSEIKLLMGHKDIRSTEKYARLSEETVIAEIESAERMKALWGRNPNIDQIRSAVYAELAYDLSERIAA; translated from the coding sequence GTGAAGCATGTTTATCTCATTCAGATGGATACACCTCGCCTCTTCGAGACCGCCACAGGGCGTCCGATTGACGCCTTCAACAGGTATGCGGGATACAAAACGAAAGAAGTGGGCCATGCGTTTGGTGAGTCAGTGCCCTACCAGTATTGCAGCTCGGTAGCGCATTTCTTCGACTACTGCTACGAAACAGGTGTGATGGGAGGCACACCCATGCCGCCCGAGGTTGCCCAAAAGACCATCAACCTGTACTGGGAGTTTTTGACCAAAGGGATTAACAGCACTGACTTCATCGTACGCCGAGCTGCTAAAGCCCTGGGAAAGACGCCAGTAAAATCTGGGAGTGCCCAGACATATTTGGCCGGGGTCAATGACTTCCTTCGCACGAGCCAAATGAAGCTCAATGACTTGGCATCCCCCATGCGGATCCTGACCAAGAGTGACGCATTCTCCAATGTCATGTCCCTGCCCCAAACGCAGGACAGACGGCGTACCAAAGCTGAAATGGACAACATTCACAACAATACATTGACGTTCGGAAATACCCCCAAGGATGCCCACGCTTACGCCCCAGGTGGCATTCCTGGCGGTAAGGTCAAAGGCTCTCAGGTAAGTCGGAGCTTCCCCACTGAACATGTTCTGACACTACTCAATGACATTGAAGATCCTGAAAGCCGATGCGCCGCTGTCATGATTGCCGGAGGAGGATTGCGCCACTCCGAAGTTTGGGGGATCCGAAGGTCAGACGTCGATATTGATGCGAGGACAATCAAAATTGAAGATCCCAACTACCATCGCAACCCTGCGGCGGAGAAAGCAGCGCGAAAGCTGCCATTCAAAGGCAGGACACTTGCGTCCATTGTCATGTTTGAGCCTTTCAAAAACATGTTTTTTGAAGCCCTGGCCGACTATCTTAATATCCGCCCAACAACAGACAGTGACTATCTATTCGTTTCGAACGAAAAGCATACTTACGGGGAGCCCTTGCTTTTCTTGAGGAATATGAATTCGCTCAACAGAAGTCTGAATAGAGCCTTGAGGAAGGCGCAGGTGGATCTCGGCACTATGTCTCCTGCGACTGGTGCGCCCTATACCTCTCACAGCCTGAGACATTTTTACGGGGTATGGGCAAGAAACTTTGTTTACATCCCCGGTCGTAATCAGATGGGCCTTACTTTATCCGAGATAAAGCTTTTGATGGGCCACAAGGACATCAGGTCAACGGAAAAGTACGCTCGACTCAGCGAAGAGACTGTGATCGCCGAAATCGAGTCAGCAGAACGCATGAAAGCTTTGTGGGGTAGAAATCCTAACATTGACCAGATCAGATCCGCTGTATACGCAGAGCTTGCCTATGATCTTTCGGAGCGAATTGCCGCATGA